One segment of Pseudobythopirellula maris DNA contains the following:
- a CDS encoding glycosyltransferase family 9 protein: protein MTTKHGPRVLIARLSAIGDTIFTAPVACALRDRYPGARITWVVEEKSATFVRNHPAIDQTVVVPRGWFTSWRGLRAVRAELRRCGPFDAAVDAQGMTKSAVACWLSGAPMRIGLLGEHGRELSPWLNNRLVRPEHTHITDRSLELLGPLGIHRPQVRWDLPDDESAERTIGTLVRGSYPTGYAVVNPGATWESKLWETNRFGQVAAELGRRRTLRTLVVWAGDREREAAGEVVAASDGWAKVAPPTSLMELAALLRRASVVLSADTGPLHLATAVGAPAVGLYGPTRPEDCGPYGDRAIALQSRYQSGTRRERRRAGNDAMREITAEQVVAACEKLLDAAPASRLVA, encoded by the coding sequence ATGACCACCAAGCACGGCCCTCGGGTCCTCATCGCGCGTTTGAGCGCAATCGGCGATACGATTTTCACCGCTCCGGTGGCGTGTGCGCTGCGCGACCGTTACCCCGGCGCCCGCATCACGTGGGTCGTCGAGGAGAAGTCGGCCACGTTTGTTCGCAACCACCCGGCGATCGACCAAACCGTTGTCGTGCCGCGCGGCTGGTTCACCTCGTGGCGGGGCCTCCGCGCGGTGCGAGCCGAGCTGCGACGCTGCGGGCCGTTCGACGCCGCCGTCGACGCCCAAGGCATGACCAAGAGCGCGGTCGCCTGCTGGCTGTCGGGAGCCCCGATGCGGATCGGCCTGTTGGGCGAGCATGGCCGCGAGCTCAGCCCGTGGCTCAACAACCGCTTGGTGCGTCCCGAACATACGCACATCACCGACCGCTCGCTCGAGTTGCTCGGGCCGCTCGGCATCCACCGGCCGCAAGTTCGCTGGGACCTGCCCGACGACGAATCGGCCGAGCGCACCATCGGCACGCTGGTGCGCGGCTCGTATCCCACCGGCTACGCGGTGGTGAACCCCGGCGCCACTTGGGAATCAAAGCTGTGGGAAACCAACCGCTTTGGGCAGGTCGCCGCCGAGCTGGGCCGCCGCCGCACACTGCGCACGCTCGTGGTGTGGGCCGGCGATCGCGAGCGCGAGGCGGCCGGCGAGGTGGTCGCCGCGAGCGACGGCTGGGCCAAGGTGGCCCCGCCCACTTCGTTGATGGAGCTCGCCGCGCTGTTGCGTCGGGCAAGCGTTGTGCTCAGCGCCGACACCGGCCCGCTGCACCTGGCCACCGCCGTCGGGGCCCCGGCCGTGGGCCTCTACGGCCCGACGCGTCCCGAGGACTGCGGCCCTTACGGCGACCGGGCGATCGCCCTGCAGAGCCGCTACCAGAGCGGCACGCGCCGCGAGCGACGGCGGGCGGGCAACGACGCGATGCGCGAGATCACCGCCGAACAGGTCGTCGCCGCTTGCGAGAAACTGCTCGACGCGGCGCCCGCTTCCCGCCTGGTCGCCTGA
- a CDS encoding SDR family NAD(P)-dependent oxidoreductase — protein sequence MRLANKHAMITGAASGIGRAIAMRLASRMTHLTLVDIDAAGLERTAREARELGAAVDSQRRDLTLRDEVDATVQESLDQSAGVDLLVNNAGVTYHGPTHAMPAGDLERLMSLNLLAHVRLTHGLLPSLLARPEAHVLNVCSVLGLAGMPRVSAYCAGKFAMVGFSESLRSEYGRVGLGVTAFCPGFVRTELFGSAPLPEGQSKPKSPPAWICLSPERVARRAVLAVERNRGRVVLDPYCWWAIGLKRRLPAAFDWALSLGRRRRVERKRRELAALAPDPQTALRMKLGLGERPRLARAA from the coding sequence ATGCGGCTGGCGAACAAGCACGCGATGATCACCGGCGCCGCTTCAGGCATCGGTCGCGCGATCGCGATGCGACTCGCCAGCCGCATGACGCACCTGACACTTGTCGACATCGACGCGGCGGGGCTCGAACGCACGGCGCGCGAGGCCCGCGAGTTGGGCGCCGCGGTCGACAGCCAACGACGCGACCTCACCCTACGCGACGAGGTCGACGCCACCGTGCAGGAGAGCCTCGACCAATCGGCCGGCGTCGACCTGCTGGTCAACAACGCCGGGGTGACCTACCACGGTCCGACCCACGCGATGCCAGCGGGCGATCTCGAACGGTTGATGTCGCTCAACCTGCTCGCTCACGTGAGGCTCACGCACGGCCTGCTGCCGTCGCTGCTCGCCCGACCCGAGGCCCACGTGCTCAACGTCTGCAGCGTGTTGGGGCTGGCGGGCATGCCGCGGGTGTCGGCCTATTGCGCGGGCAAATTCGCGATGGTTGGCTTCAGCGAGTCGCTACGCAGCGAGTACGGCCGAGTGGGCCTCGGCGTGACGGCGTTCTGCCCCGGGTTCGTGCGGACCGAGTTGTTCGGCTCGGCGCCGTTGCCCGAAGGCCAGAGCAAGCCGAAGTCGCCGCCCGCTTGGATTTGTCTCAGCCCGGAGCGTGTGGCGCGACGGGCGGTGCTAGCGGTCGAGAGAAACCGCGGCCGGGTGGTGCTCGACCCCTACTGCTGGTGGGCGATCGGCCTGAAACGCAGGTTGCCGGCGGCTTTCGACTGGGCGCTCTCGCTCGGCCGGCGGCGGCGCGTTGAGCGCAAGCGTCGCGAGCTGGCTGCCCTGGCGCCCGACCCCCAGACCGCCTTGCGGATGAAGTTGGGACTCGGCGAGAGGCCAAGGCTCGCTCGGGCGGCTTGA